The Treponema sp. J25 DNA segment CTCAATACCTGCCCGACGAAGATAATCGATAGGAGTAATAGCCTCCACATCCTCAAAGCCCTCTGCTAATACCACGAGTACCCTTCGAGACATGGCATACCTCCCTCATATTGCGCTATTTTGGTTCTTCTCATACAATATACTCGTGTTTTTTCAAAAGTGCAATTTATACCAGAGGATCATCCCATGAAACAGGTACTTATCATTGATGAGGCTCCTCTTCTGCGGGAATATCTTAAAAGTAAGTTATCCGAACAGGGCATAGCTGTAACCGTGGCCATCAACGGCCTTGATGGGATCTCAAAGACCCGTACCGTGATGCCAGACCTTATTATTCTGGATTATCATCTTACCCGGATTTCTACCCTAGAGGTGCTTAAAGAAATAAAACAGAATCCCAATACGGCTAAGATCCCTATCATCATCACAGCCCAGAAAATGGATCAAAAAAAGATCATCGAACTCGTTTCGTACAACGTAAAAAAGGTATTTACCAAACCGGTAAAAATCGATGCCCTCCTGGAAACTATTTCCGAAATGCTGGATGTTCCCATCGATATTGATAACACTCCCAGCATTGTAGAAGCCCATGTAAACGATGACGTCCTCTTTATAGAAATTGCAGAAGGCCTTAATAGAGAAAAGCTTGAGCTTTTACGGTACAAAATCTCAGAACTTATCGCCCTCTACGAAATACGCGTTCCCAAGGTGATTCTGTTGTTAAGCAACATGAAACTTTCCTATGCGGACATGCCAAATTTGGAAAAATTATTCGAGGTTATCCTCAGTGCTTCCCGGGCACCCCAGCGGTACATCAGGGTGCTTACCAATGACGAGTTTACCCGTCGCTTTATCGAAGGAAGAAAGGATCTTGCAAATATCGAAGTAAGTAAAGACCTCTTTTCTGCCCTCGAAGGGCTCTTGAGCGAATTTACCGGAGAATACGAATTAGGAGAAAAGAAAATAGAACTCGCCGGGGAACGGGTTCTTCAGGCAGAGGCAGGCCCTGAAGGAGAGGCGGTACATCTTAAATTCCAGACCGAAAAGAAACGGGCCCTTACCAGTATCGAAGAAAGCCGGGACTTTTTACAGGGCCTCAAGATCGCCGTCGTAGACGATGATCCGATAATTCAACAGTTAATTAAAACCACCTTCGAGAAAGGGGGCGCGATGGTATATGCCTACTCGGACGGTCAAGAGTTTATGGAGGCCCTAAAGAAAGAAACCTTCGACTTGATTTTCCTGGATCTCCTTATGCCCCGGATCGATGGGTTTGGGGTATTGCAAAGACTTAAAAGCGCCGACCTGGGTATTCCCGTCATAGTGCTTTCTGCCGTGAGTCAGCGGAACACGGTGATTAAGGCCTTCCAGGCAGGAAGCAAGAGCTACCTCATCAAACCCCTCAAACCGCTGGACATTATCACGAAGACCTTAGAAATTCTTCGCCCCGGGGTATAACTATTGATGAGCAACCTTCTTTTATCAGAAGCCCTCTACGGCGAGCTTTTTAAGGAAGCCCCTATTCCGCTGGCTATCCTTGATGAAAAGGGCTTTGTGCTCGAAAGCAACGATCGTTTTCGTTTAACTTTTTATGCGTTAACAGGACAGAATATTCAGGATATACCCCAGAGTTTGCCGGAATTCTTTTCTGAACGGGATGTGTATAAGTTTCCCTACCATTTTTCGAGGCTTATCACGGGAAGCAGCCAGAGCGTTCACTTTGTTTCTTCTTTTCGGAATACCTCGAGCCAGTCCCGGTGGCTCCACATTACGGCCTCGCTGATCCCTGAAAAAGAGGATGCCCCCCTTCCGCAACGGGGCCCCTTTATCATCGTGGCGGTAGAAGACAAAACAGAGGACTACCAGAAAACCCAGCAACTGCAGGAAGAAAAGGAAATTGCCAACCGCGCCATTGAAACAAAAAGTCTTTTCCTTGCAAACATGAGCCACGAGATTCGTACCCCCCTGCAGACCATCATTGGCATGCTTGAACTTCTGGAAGAAACAAACCTTAACCGGGAACAACAGGAATACACCCACCAAATTCGGTTTTCTGCGGAGGTCCTCCTTTCCCTGGTAAACGATATCCTGGATTATTCCAAAATAGAAGCGGGCAAACTCGAACTTGAATATGCAGAATTTCCGGTAGAAGAAATCATAGAACAAGCGGTGGACATGATTGCCCTGGAAGCCCACCGCAAGGGGCTAGAGCTTTTGATGTATATTCCCCTGGATACCCGGATCCGCATAAAAGGGGATGCCCACCGGCTCCGTCAGGTACTTATCAACCTGATTAAAAACGCCGTTAAATTCACCCGGGAAGGGAGCGTTACCGTTTCGGTCCGCCGAAACTCCTATCAGGGCAAGCCCGCCCTGACCTTTTCAGTTGCCGACACGGGCATGGGGGTAGACCCCTCTATTCGCCCCTATCTTTTTACCAGCTTTTTTCAGGGCGACCCCTCTACCACCCGAAAGTTCGGAGGAACCGGTCTGGGCCTTGCCATAAGTCGTCATTTAGTGCAGTCCATGGGGGGAGAAATCGGCATGGTCCCCAATGAAGGGCGGGGCTCTATCTTTAGCTTTACCATTCCCATAGAAGAGTCCCCCTTCCCCCTGGATATCCCCTACCTGCAGGCATGTCAGGAATGCCGCATCCTGATTGTAGACGATGTCTTTGAAAGTCGTCAGATCCTTACCACCTATTTGAGCGAAGGGGGCTATCGCCACATAGAAGGGTGCGCTTCGGGAGAAGAGGCCATGAGCCTGATGAAGAAGGCCTCCCAAAGTGGACGTCCCTACGATCTTGTGTTCATCGATATGCTCATGCCCCGGATGGATGGCTGGCGCCTTGCGGCGGAGATAAATCGCGACCGGGCCATCAATTCGGCCCGACTTATTTTGATGGTAAGCCAGGGTATGATGGGAGCGGAGGCAAAGATGACCCTCCTTCAGTGGTTTAATGGGTACATCACCAAACCCATTAAACGAAGGGAACTGTTTGAGGTTATTCAGCAAGCCCTCATTACCACCATCGATCTGGAAGATACGCAGGAATCTCAGGAGGTATCCGAAGGGGAAACCTTCGTCCCCTCAGACAAAGAAACCTCTTTGCTTTCAAGAAAGGGGATCCCCGTTTCCGTAGCGGAATCCTCCCGGCCATCTCTTTCTCTTCGCATTCTGGTGGTAGAAGACCATCCTATTAATCAACAACTGTTTGTTACTATTCTCCAACGCCTTGGCTACAGAGACATAGAAACCGCCAATAACGGGGAAGAGGCCCTTACCCTGGTAAGACAGACAAAACCAGAACTCATCTTCATGGACATCCAAATGCCCGGTATGAACGGCTATGAGGTTACCCAGCATCTCCGCGAGGAGGGCTTTGAAGGGCCTATCATCGCGGTTACGGCCAGCGCCTTAAGTGAGGAAAGGGAACGATGTCTTCAAGCTGGGATGAACGATATCATTACCAAACCCTATAAGCGACAGGATATCGCTCAGGTGGTATCCCGATGGACGGGGGCCATCTTGCAGAAAAAACCCGGCTCCGCCACCTCTGAGGAAGCCCGTCAGCCCCCCAGCACCAATGAAACCAGAACCAACTACGTTCAGGAAGAAAAAGCCACCCCTCGAAACAACGAATTCCGGGGTGTTTCTCGGATTTTCGAAGAATCGGAAGAAATCGAAGAATTGGAAGTCATCGAAGAAGATGCGAAAGAAGAGCCTATTTTTGATGTGGATGAACTTTTAGACAATTTTCTGGGAGAAATCGAAACGGTTATTCCCCTGCTTGCCCAATTCCTTGAACGGACAGAAGGAAAGATCCAACAACTTCCCGATCTCTTACGGAACCAGAGCTGGGAAACCCTTGAACGGGAAGCCCACACCATTAAAGGAAGCGCCCTCAACCTCGGGGCCCATGGGTTAGGGAAAGCAGCCCTTACGCTGGAAGAGGCCACAAAAAAGAAAGACCCTGCACTTATTCCGTCGGCAATCCAGGTTGTAGCGCAGGCCTTTAAAGTATTTAAAGAACACGCCCAAAGGGTCATTAGCGAACATACAAGGGAAAAGAAAGAGGATGAATCCCCCTAGAAGCCTCCATTTTAGATGCTCTTAGAGGAGCCCCCTCCCTCTCTAGCTGACAGAATCACGGGATTCTGCCATACTGGGTTCATGCGCTACAGTTGTGTACACACCCATACATCCTTTTGTGATGGAGAAGGCTCCGTAGAAGAACTGTGTCAGGCCGCCTTTGAACGGGGCTTAGAAGCCATAGGGTTTAGTGCCCATGCCCCCCTCCCGAAAGCACCGGGGCTCCATTATGAGATCCATCTTTTAGAAGAAAACTTCGATGCCTATGTGGAAGCGGTTCTCTCGGCCCGGAACCGCTGGGAAGGCAAGCTCACCGTGTATCTGGGCCTTGAGGTCGATTATATCCCGGGCATCCTGGGCCCAGCGGACTTTCAGAACAAGGGCTACGACTTCGATTTTCTGATTGGTTCCGTGCATTACCTGGTGCCAGAGAAAGGATCTCCCCCCTTTGCAATCGACGGAGACATCCAGGAATGGCAGCAGGGGGTTCAGGAAGGGTTTGGCGGGGATTACGAGGCCGCAGCGTACGCGTACTGGCAGACCCTCAGAGAGATGATACAAAAGGGGAACTTCGATATTCTGGGACACATGGACCTGATAAAAAAGAACCACCATCCCTGGCTCGAGACCCAGGCGCCGAACCGCTACCTTCAATGGGCAAAAGAGGTTATTCCTTATCTCGAAAACACATCCATTATTGTAGAAATCAACACCGGCGGGCTTATCCGGCGAAGGGTCCCCGAACTGTATCCTGCCCCTTTTCTTTTAAAAGAACTGGCCCAACACCATATTCCGGTAACCATCAATGCCGACGCCCACCGGCCAGAACATCTCGGCCTCTATTACGAAACGGCCCATCATGCGGCCCTCAAGGCCGGGTATACTACCATGCTGGTGGCAACCTCCGCTCCCCCCACCACTTCTCACAGCACAAAAAGAAAAATCCATTGGGAAGAGGTTGCCCTGACCTGAGGCGGGGAAGGGTTTTCCCTCCCCCGGCCCTAGGCCTGTGGAGTTAACGATTCCGCCGTTCCTCCGATGACTTACATTCAATACACATGAGGGCATAGGGGATTGCCTCGAGCCGATCCTGGGGAATCTTTTTTCCACACTTGATACAAAGCCCGTATTTCCCCTGCTGTATCCGGCTTAAGGCGTTATCAATCGCTTTGAGTCGTTTAATGTCCTGGGTTCCCAGGGTTTCAATCATTTTTCGATCGATATCATCGGAAGCAATGTCCGCAAAGTCTTTTGGGTCCATCCCTTCCACAATTTCTTTAAAATCCTCGTTACCTGCCACCAACGTAGAGATAATTTCTTTTTTGAGATTTATCAGGGATTCTCTCATTTTTTCTACAAATTCTTTATCCATACGTCCCCCTTCCATAGGTCTGGCAACATTGTCGTACTTCTCGATTTTTGTCAAGACTTTTCAGGATTTTTTTACCCCCCAACCAGACCATTTTAGTAATCCAAAATCCCAGGGGAAAGGGAGCCTTTTTTCATGCAGAGCCTCCTCTCTTTCTAAGGACTACCCCGGAACAAAACCATAAGGGACCTGTCCCCGATTGACAAAACGAGGGGCTTCCCTATAGCATAGAATAAATACTATATCTCATTCCTGCGGAGCAGGTACGAGTACTGTGCACAAAGGAGTTTTTGTGGCAAAAGAAGAAGCGATAGAAGTAGAAGGTATTGTGCGGGAAGCCCTCCCCAATACCATGTTCCGGGTTGAATTGGACAACCAGAATGGGCATCTTATCCTGGCGCACCTGTCGGGAAAAATGCGGAAACATTACATCCGAATTGTTCCTGGAGATCGGGTACGGATTGCCCTCTCTCCCTATGATCTCAGCAGGGGCCGAATCATTTATCGTGAGAAATAAGCGCCACGAGGGGCGCACTGCTCTATTCCTTCCGAAAGAAAGCAGGACCTCTGTGCAAGGGGCCCTCAGATACAAAACAGGCCTATCGTTGTTTAGTTCCTTTTTTATGCTTTAGAATTACCCAGGTAGCGCCAGAACCACCCCACTGTGGTGGTGCAAAGCCATGAGTCCCGGCAGCAGGGTGCCGTTCAATAAATTGCCGAACCGTTCGAATAAGCACCGCTTCAGAAGGAGAATGATTTCCCTTCCCATGAATGATAAGCACCTTTTCTGCCCCCTCTCGAAGGGCTTGCTGAAAGAAAAGAGAAAGGGCATCCCAGGCCTCGTCCCGGGTACAGCCGTGTAAATCGATGGTTGCATCAGGGTGTTTTTGTAACAACCTTCGTCGCCGTTCCTGTTGTTCCTCCACTTCCTCTTTAAGGCGATCTAAGGCTTTATCCTTATCTTCTATACCGTGAACATCGAGCCAGGCGGTAAGCACATCCCTTAGTTCCGAAGCGGAACGGTATGTCCCTTCCTCCCTCGTTCCGGAAGATTCCTTCACCGTTGATTCTTTTTTCTTTTCAATCTGCCTCTTGTCCCTACCAGAAAAGGATGGGGCGGGATGTTGCATAGAAGTTCTCTCTGCTCCCTGGCTAGATGCTTTCTTTTCATTTTTTTCCCCTTTTTGGGTAGGCCTCTTTCGTCCTTCCCAGGCATCAAGAATATCTCCAAAATTCATCGGCCCTCTCGTTAATAAAAATACAGTTTTTCCCTCTGGATCCACCCAATCTCTTGATGGGAAAGCACCACATAACACCAGGGAGAGGACAACACCTGCACCAGGACCCTTTCTCCCGCTTTCACGGCAGTTCCCTTCCTGCTTTGTTTTGCCTCATCCTCGGTAAAATACGGAAGTTGATACAAGGAGGTTGTCTCCCCTATGATCGCAGGCCTTCCTCCATAGATTATCCGGGGGAAAAAAGAGGTACCACCGTACCACACCACAAAAAATAAAATCAACAAGAAAAAGGTTACGGCCCCAAGGGGAAACAGCCTTTTATGGGTTTGATAGGGTTTATAGCCAAAGCTCCACCAGAGCCATCCACCAATGCCAATAAGAATTAGCAATACAAAAAAATACATCCAGAAAAGGGGATATTCATCTGGACCAGACGGCAGCCCCAGCTTCTCTTCAAGGATCCTACGGGGGCCACGATACAGAAACCCCACGGGGCTATCCCGCTCAAGGCGACGCACAGCACCAAGGGCTTTCCCATACTCCCCATTTTTCCACAGGGGAAGCACCTGCGTTTCTACAGAGGGGGCAAGCAGGGCTGTGAGAAAAGAGGGGACCCCCTCAAACAACGCAGCAATGTCTTCTCCTTCTTTTAGAACCTGGTGGGGGCCATCCTCCTTCTTTTGGGAAGTTGCTCTGGCCGAAGTAAGTTCCCGACTTTTCGCGGGGGATTCCCTGGCGGCTGGTCTTTCTGTCACCAATCCCCTACGATTTTCTCCAGCAAGCGCAGACCCTACACGCACCTCCTGCACAGGGCTTTTAAGCACCGCCCCCTGTCCCGTCCGCAACACTACCTCAGGAAGCATAAGAGCCCCCTCCCGCAGAGGAGTAAGGGTAAGCCGGAGAACCTCAAAAGAGTCATTTCCTCCCACCGTTTCAGAAGCCCCCCCTGGAGAGGGAATAGCGGTCTGTTCCACGATCCAATCGGGATGTAACGAGACCTGACTCGTCCAATCCTGTAGGTTTCCTTTAAAAAAGCTTCCCCTTTCACCTAGAACCAACCGGACCTCTGTTGCACTTCCAACTCTAAATCCCGTAGGGGGCAGTTCCCAGCTAAGGGGGGGAAGGGCTTCTTCCTGTCGAGTTATCCCTCCCACATCAGGAGTATCCAGAACAGAAAGAAACACCGGGGCCACCGCATATTCCTTCCCCTGGATACGGACAGTGTAGGGGCCAACCTTCTCCTGAATTACTTGCCGGGGAATAAAATAAAAGCGAATGCGGCTGATCCGCGGCTCCGTAAAGCCCATCTCGGGTCGAGCCCTCTGGACATCCCGAATTATCCGGTCCAGGACAAGTTGCGGAGGCAACGGTGGGAAGAGGATTTCTACCCCCGAAGGGTCGGGGAAATCAACAAAGAAGGTAAAGCATACTTCCTGATTCACCAGCGGGGTAGAAGGGCTTATCTCGAGTATGACCGGTCGAGAAGCAGGCTCTTCCGCACAAAGAAGGCCTCCCATCATCACACCCCATACACCGAGGCCTATTGTGGCCCATAGGATGCTTAATAATCCAGAGGAACCGGTTCTGTATCTTCCCCTCGAGGGCTTTTCCATAGTGTTCCTTCCCGCTGTCTAAGATATTCAAAAAGCACTGTTCCTGCGTCTTTTTTTCTACTCATTTCCATAGAATGGATAGTTCCCGTATGGGCCTTCTTCTGTTCCAGGGCTTTAAGGGCCAGTTCCAGATTCCGTTTTGCCGTTCCTTCTGAAGGTTTTAGGATTAAGGCAGAACGAAAATCACTCAGGGCCCCTTCATAATTTTCGAGCACATACCGGACATAGCCCCGGTTATACCATATTCGGAAGAGTAACTCCCTGTTTTTCTGAGGGACCGCCTCTGGCTCTTGCATCTGGAGTTCCTCTAATAACCGGGAATACCGAAGTTCCGCCTGTTCATATTCTCCTAAAGAAAGGGCCAGGGTGGCAAGATTATACATGCCGTAGGGATACACGTCGCGGTCCGTAAGACTCAACTGAAAGGCCCCCAGGGCCTCCGAAGGGTGATTTCGTTCCATATGGTATACCCCTCGGACCACTTCCCAGGAAGCTCTGACCCAGGAACTACAGGAACTGGCCAATACCAGGGAACCGGCCATTCCAAGACACCACAGAAAACGTCCGCATCTCATTTGGTACGCTTCCTTTTTGAAACCAGAATCTCCGGGAGGAAAAGACTTCCCAGGGCAAGCAAGATAAAGAACGGTCGTTGATCTATCACTTCTTTTCGAACATCAAAGGGTTGGGTCTCCCCAGAAAGGAAAGGTTTTAGAAAATCGATAAGCCGAAGCACCACATCTTCCTGAGCCCCATCTACATAGATGCCACCCCGTATCAGGGCGAGTTTTTGTAAAAAATCTCTCCTGAGGGTACTTATAATGGGAGTCCCCTTTTGGCTACTTACCCCTTTAACAGGAACGGGCCCCCCTTCAGGGGTTCCCACCCCAACGACCCCAAACCTCAGGGATTTTTCGCCGGAAAGAGAAAAAGCCCCTTCTTCCCCGCCGCTCAATGTTTCTCCATCAGAAAATAAAAGCACCACCTTCCGAGTAGCCAACTCTGGGGAAAAGGCTTCCTCAGCGACCTCCACCAGGGCTGAAAGGTTTGTCCCCCGGGAGGAGTATATGTCCGGCGAAAGGTCCTGGATCATTCGTTGCACCGATTCTGTGTCGCTGGTAAGAGGAACCGCAAGAACCGCCTGTCCCTTTCCCAGCGCCACACCGCAGTGAAACAAGAAACCCTCTTGTTCAAGCTGGGAAAGAACTTCCAAGGCTATCTTCTTTGCCCTTTCCAATCGGTTGGGGGAAATATCTTCCACCAACATGCTGTTCGAAACATCAAAGGCAAACAGGAGATCCAGACCACTGCGTCGTTCCGGGATAGTTCGTGTTCCCCAGCGGGGGCCCGCCAGGGCTATGATAAGAAAGGCCAGGGAAAGAAGCATACAAGAATCCCGGCTTTTGCTCCGTTTTTTTATATACTCCGCATCTAAAGGGGCGCTCAGCTGCTCCAGGGATACCCAACGGCGCTGCCGTTCCCTATATAAGACAATCCAAAGGGGTATCAATCCTACAAATAACCAGAGAAATTGGGGATGTTCAAGTCTCATACAAGCTCCCGCAAAAGGATGCGACGAATAATCCAAAACACAACGAGAAGAATCACACCCCATTCTAAAAAGGGTTTCAGTAGCGAATGACGGACCGCCACATGGACTACCCGGCTAGTCTTTTTAGAAGAACGGTCTACCCGGGTAAAGGCCTTTTCGAGGGATTCTACCGAATCGGCCACCATAAAGCCCCCGCCTCCTTTTTCTGCCAGGGACATCAGGGACTGAACATCATAGCGGGATTCGAAGGTTCCCACCCGTCGTTCCCCTGTAGAGGGGTCCGTATAGTCGAGGGGTACTTCTCCCTGGCGTCCCACCCCAATGACCCAGAAGGACAGCCCCAGATCCTTTATAATTTCTGCGGCCCTATCGGGATGAATCGAGCCGGCATTGTTTTCTCCATCCGTAAGAAGCACTACCATGGGCGCAGATCCTTCTTTGAGATTGGCCATCTTCTGGGTATGAAACGCAGCCAGGGCCAGCCCCATTCCAATGGCGGTTCCATCTCCCAGTTCACCCAGTTTCAGATTGTTCAATCGTTTAAAGAAGGTCCCGTGATCTATCGTAGGAGGAACCAAGAGGGCCGCATCGCGACCTACCGCCACAAGGCCTAAGGCATCGGCGGGTCGCAGCCCCGCCAGACGCTGAATCACCGCTTTTGCGGCCTCCAGACGATTCTTTCCTCCCATGTCGAGGGCTGCCATACTGGGGCTTACATCCAGCACAAACATGATCTCCTGTCCCCGTTCAAGGTAGAAGGGCTTGTTTTCCACCAGCTGCGGATTACCAGCGGCAATAATCAGGAGCAATATCCCTAACCACTCCCCCGCTCGGCTACACCATAACATGATACGCCAATCATACCGGAGACCAAAGGTGTTTCCTCCCGGTGCGCCAAGAGGAACGGTAAAGAGAACGGACCTTTTCCCATACCGCCTCCACAACCACAGGAGAGAAAAAAGTCCCGCCATCACCAGTACATATTGGGGATATTCAAATTGAAAAAACATTAGCCTTCTCCACCCTTCTAGTTTCCCCTTCTGGTATGCCAGCACCTTTGTTAGCAGCAATCCGCCAGCGTTCTATTTTTTCCATCACCTCTTTTACTAAGGAGAGAATTTCTTCCGCCGAAACTCTTTTTTTCTGGGGATCCCCAAAACGCACCTTATCAAAAAGAGAAAACAAAGCCACGAGGGGCTCCCCCAGTCCCTCTATGGCAAGCACCTTCTCATGGTGCCTCATTTCATCAGTAGTTAAGGCAAAACAGTCCCATTCCGCCCGATCGCGCAAATACCCGCGGATGGTTTGAGCAAGGAGGGCACAATCTTCTCCTTCAAGGTCTTTCTTCGTGGCGAGGGAACCAACAAGCCGTTGTAGGGAAACAAGGGCCTTTCTCTTTCTTCTCAATTCCCGATACCTGGCGAGCATGGCAGGCCCCCGGGTGGGGATTCCGATAAGGAGGCCCACCGCGAGAAGAGACCCTCCTCCTACCAGGGATAGAAACAACACCGTACCGGGGGCCCAGAGGGGCCGTTCATAGGGCGCGAGGACAGGGCTCCCCTTCTCTTCAGAAAGAACGGACGCTATGGGAATCGATACATTCTTTAATGTGAAGGGGCCAATGGTAAGCGGTGGCAACAGGACATTCCCCGGCCGATAGGCCGCAAAATCAATAAGGATGGTAGAAAATTTGTTGCCCGGCACCAGTTCTACTCCAAAAAGAACGAGTTCCGTACTTTTTGGTAGAGGGCCTTTTAACTCTACCCGTTCTAGGGGGACGGCAGCAGGATTCGGCACCTTCAGGTACACCCGGGCCCGGTCTCCCACATACACTACCGAAGGAACCAATTGAACGGTATATCCTTCGCCCTGATTCTGAGGGTATAGCCATCCCCCTATCACGAGCCATAGATATATTAAAAAAGTTCGTGCATGAAACCGCACTTTTTTAATCTGAGAAAAAATCAAACCAGGCTCCCTTTTTACCCACCCCATCCATTGACACGGCAATCCATCCTTCCTTCTGGGGAAAACCGAGTCACGGTGCCAATTTTCTTTTCTGGATCCCAGACCTGTATGTTTTTGCCATTCCATAGTTATTGTCGCCGATTAAAGAAGGCCCGTAGAGCCTTATAGGGATCCTCGGCAGTAGAAATCGCAAGATATCCCACATCATAGCGCCGAGCTACCTGTTGTACATAGATCCGCCGTTCTTCCTGCCAGCTTTGCCATTCCCGGTTGAACCCTTTAAGGTGGGTAGGAACCACCATGCTTCGCTGGCTTTCAGGATCCTGAAGGGGTACCGTCCCCAGGGAGGGGAAATCCTTTTCATTCGGATCCACCAGATGGATCAACAAAAGATCGTGGCGATTTGCCAATCTTCCGAGGCTCTGCTCCCAGGCGGTACAGTAAAAATCCGAAATAACCACCAGGAAACTCTTTCTTTTCAGACTTCCCCCCAGAAAGTCAAAGGCCTTATCAAGACGGGACTCTGTCCCATCGCAGGGGATATCCAGGGCCCGAAGGATGAGTTCCATTACGGCGGGGAAATTTTTACGGGCCTCCAGGTAGGAGGTCACTTCCTCCGAAAAGAAAAGAGCCCCCACCCGCCGTCCCATTCGTTGGGCCGAAAAAGCGAGGAGGGCACCCACAAGCAGGGCCTGGTCTATACGCCGGACCCGGGAGGGACTTCCCATGGAAGCAGAAAAATCCACGATCAGATAGAGGGGCATTTCCCGTTCTTCCTGAAACAACTTTACATAGGGATGATTAAAACGGGCCGTAACATTCCAATCGATGGTTCGCACATCATCCCCTACTTCATAGGGACGGACCTCAGAGAATTCCATTCCCTGGCCCTTAAAGAGGGAACGGAATTCCCCTGACACCACATCCCAGGAAAGCCCCCTGGCAAGGATCGGGAAGGTTCGGATTTTTTCCAGCAATTCCCTTCTGGTCATGATGTTCTTACGGAACCGGCACAAAAGCAAGAAGGCGTTCGATTATGGCATCCTGATTAAGGCCATCGGCAACCGCCTCATAGGAAAGAATCAACCGATGCCGAAGCACCAGGGGGGCCACCGATTTTACATCCTCTGGCAGCACATAGGACCGTCCTTCAAAAAG contains these protein-coding regions:
- a CDS encoding VWA domain-containing protein gives rise to the protein MRLEHPQFLWLFVGLIPLWIVLYRERQRRWVSLEQLSAPLDAEYIKKRSKSRDSCMLLSLAFLIIALAGPRWGTRTIPERRSGLDLLFAFDVSNSMLVEDISPNRLERAKKIALEVLSQLEQEGFLFHCGVALGKGQAVLAVPLTSDTESVQRMIQDLSPDIYSSRGTNLSALVEVAEEAFSPELATRKVVLLFSDGETLSGGEEGAFSLSGEKSLRFGVVGVGTPEGGPVPVKGVSSQKGTPIISTLRRDFLQKLALIRGGIYVDGAQEDVVLRLIDFLKPFLSGETQPFDVRKEVIDQRPFFILLALGSLFLPEILVSKRKRTK
- a CDS encoding VWA domain-containing protein; this encodes MFFQFEYPQYVLVMAGLFSLLWLWRRYGKRSVLFTVPLGAPGGNTFGLRYDWRIMLWCSRAGEWLGILLLIIAAGNPQLVENKPFYLERGQEIMFVLDVSPSMAALDMGGKNRLEAAKAVIQRLAGLRPADALGLVAVGRDAALLVPPTIDHGTFFKRLNNLKLGELGDGTAIGMGLALAAFHTQKMANLKEGSAPMVVLLTDGENNAGSIHPDRAAEIIKDLGLSFWVIGVGRQGEVPLDYTDPSTGERRVGTFESRYDVQSLMSLAEKGGGGFMVADSVESLEKAFTRVDRSSKKTSRVVHVAVRHSLLKPFLEWGVILLVVFWIIRRILLRELV
- a CDS encoding DUF58 domain-containing protein, with protein sequence MTRRELLEKIRTFPILARGLSWDVVSGEFRSLFKGQGMEFSEVRPYEVGDDVRTIDWNVTARFNHPYVKLFQEEREMPLYLIVDFSASMGSPSRVRRIDQALLVGALLAFSAQRMGRRVGALFFSEEVTSYLEARKNFPAVMELILRALDIPCDGTESRLDKAFDFLGGSLKRKSFLVVISDFYCTAWEQSLGRLANRHDLLLIHLVDPNEKDFPSLGTVPLQDPESQRSMVVPTHLKGFNREWQSWQEERRIYVQQVARRYDVGYLAISTAEDPYKALRAFFNRRQ